The following coding sequences lie in one Haladaptatus sp. DJG-WS-42 genomic window:
- a CDS encoding DUF87 domain-containing protein, whose translation MDVLGQRDNDGPVANLGHFRACDGSCGGAVGLDVNRPHAALVVGKRGSGKSYTLGVLAEELAQCEGIAPVIIDPMGAFTTLAAEDANIAATVESTPTISADVLAPQSWCELFGLDPAGAVGSLLWQAASATASLDAMAAFIETAVVDDATRRAGSNHLALAREWGVFSGDGLTAAQLCSDGVTILDCSGLADAPMNAVCRAVAAALYRARLDGTIERLPWLLVDEAHVFFDGVAGSSLRTLLTRGRQPGVSLIAATQRPGALPPVAHSQADVLVVHRVTNEADRAALAAARPTYLDGSFASRMPTAPGEALVIDDVTERTHAVQIRLRETPHGGETPRVNSH comes from the coding sequence ATGGACGTGCTCGGACAGCGAGACAACGACGGGCCGGTTGCGAACCTGGGACACTTTCGGGCGTGCGACGGGAGCTGTGGTGGGGCGGTTGGTCTCGATGTAAACCGACCGCACGCCGCGCTCGTCGTCGGCAAACGCGGGTCGGGAAAGTCCTACACCCTTGGGGTCCTCGCAGAGGAGTTGGCACAGTGTGAGGGCATTGCACCGGTCATCATCGACCCGATGGGCGCGTTCACCACGCTGGCCGCGGAGGACGCAAACATCGCGGCCACAGTCGAATCCACCCCGACGATTTCCGCGGATGTACTCGCTCCGCAGTCGTGGTGTGAACTGTTCGGTCTCGACCCGGCTGGAGCCGTCGGAAGTCTGCTCTGGCAGGCCGCAAGCGCGACAGCGAGTCTCGACGCGATGGCAGCGTTCATCGAAACAGCGGTCGTGGATGACGCGACGCGACGGGCGGGGAGCAATCACCTCGCACTCGCACGCGAGTGGGGCGTTTTCAGTGGTGATGGCCTCACCGCAGCGCAGCTGTGTTCTGACGGCGTGACTATCCTCGACTGTTCCGGGCTGGCCGACGCGCCAATGAACGCGGTGTGTCGAGCGGTTGCAGCGGCGCTCTATCGTGCGCGCCTCGATGGAACAATCGAGCGACTCCCGTGGCTGCTCGTAGACGAAGCGCACGTGTTTTTTGACGGCGTGGCCGGGTCGTCACTTCGCACGCTGCTGACGCGCGGGCGACAACCCGGCGTGAGTCTCATCGCGGCGACCCAGCGCCCGGGCGCACTCCCGCCGGTTGCCCACTCGCAAGCAGACGTACTGGTGGTACATCGGGTGACGAATGAAGCAGACCGGGCGGCGCTTGCTGCCGCACGCCCGACATATCTCGACGGTTCGTTCGCCAGTCGGATGCCGACCGCACCGGGCGAAGCGCTCGTCATAGATGATGTCACAGAGCGCACGCACGCGGTGCAGATTCGGCTCCGGGAAACCCCCCATGGCGGTGAGACTCCTCGGGTGAACAGCCACTGA
- a CDS encoding DNA-directed RNA polymerase subunit H, whose amino-acid sequence MVDVSQHKLVPDHLVLDDESVEEVLEEYDIKRTDLPKIKRTDPALPDEAEVGDVIKIVRNSRTTETAVVYRLVVE is encoded by the coding sequence ATGGTAGACGTAAGCCAACACAAACTTGTCCCGGACCATCTCGTGCTTGACGACGAGTCAGTCGAGGAGGTTCTGGAAGAATACGACATCAAACGCACCGACCTTCCAAAAATCAAACGCACCGACCCCGCACTCCCGGACGAGGCGGAAGTGGGTGACGTCATCAAAATCGTGCGAAACTCCCGAACAACTGAGACGGCGGTCGTATACCGCCTTGTGGTGGAATAA
- a CDS encoding carboxypeptidase regulatory-like domain-containing protein, protein MSALARLFADDRAIEGLPIRLVIALVVGVASLSVMMNMLSGVQGLAVSELDVRPQPEVVSPGSQDITLDVVDADGTTVSNATVVVRSATASIDGVKTVRTDASGQATISLNPQLGANRDTGTLTLSVKPPAGSSFVDRRENTVILVVRD, encoded by the coding sequence ATGTCCGCACTCGCCCGACTGTTCGCAGACGACCGCGCCATCGAAGGCCTCCCGATTCGCCTCGTCATCGCCCTCGTCGTTGGCGTGGCGAGCCTCAGCGTGATGATGAACATGCTCTCTGGGGTGCAGGGACTCGCCGTCTCGGAACTCGACGTGCGCCCTCAACCGGAGGTCGTGAGTCCAGGCTCCCAAGATATAACACTCGACGTGGTCGATGCAGACGGCACCACCGTCTCGAACGCGACCGTGGTCGTCCGCAGCGCCACCGCTTCCATCGACGGCGTCAAAACGGTGCGCACAGACGCTTCCGGACAAGCAACCATCTCACTCAACCCGCAACTCGGGGCCAATCGAGACACTGGCACACTCACACTTTCGGTCAAACCGCCCGCTGGCAGTTCGTTCGTCGACCGCAGAGAAAATACCGTGATTCTGGTGGTGCGCGACTAG